The proteins below come from a single Prochlorococcus marinus str. MIT 9215 genomic window:
- the leuD gene encoding 3-isopropylmalate dehydratase small subunit — protein MKSEFTPPIGKISYVNGQCISLIGNDIDTDRIIPARFLKCVNFDSLGESVFEDDRKTLKGKHPFDLEDNNNASILIVNSNFGCGSSREHAPQALMRWGIKAIIGESFADIFYSNCIAIGIPCFTLPKKSIEEIQNYCDNKFLFLEINLKNSLAKSEDLTLNLEIKESTRKMFLSGEWDATSTLLENKNLIESKYKQLPYIKFNPHLAI, from the coding sequence ATGAAATCAGAGTTTACCCCACCAATTGGGAAAATTTCATATGTGAACGGCCAATGTATCTCATTGATTGGCAACGATATTGATACAGATCGAATAATTCCAGCGCGTTTTTTGAAGTGTGTTAACTTTGATTCATTAGGTGAATCTGTTTTTGAAGACGATAGAAAAACTTTAAAAGGAAAGCATCCGTTTGATTTAGAAGACAACAACAATGCCTCAATACTAATAGTTAATAGCAATTTTGGATGTGGTTCCAGTAGAGAACATGCCCCCCAAGCGCTTATGAGATGGGGTATAAAAGCAATAATAGGGGAGAGTTTCGCAGACATCTTTTATAGTAACTGTATTGCGATAGGAATTCCTTGTTTTACGCTACCTAAAAAATCTATAGAAGAAATACAAAACTATTGTGATAATAAATTTTTATTTTTAGAAATTAATCTTAAAAATTCATTGGCAAAATCAGAAGATTTAACTTTAAATCTTGAGATTAAAGAAAGCACTAGAAAAATGTTTTTATCAGGGGAATGGGATGCGACCTCAACACTACTTGAGAATAAAAATTTAATTGAAAGTAAATATAAGCAATTACCTTATATAAAATTCAATCCTCATTTAGCTATTTAA
- the leuC gene encoding 3-isopropylmalate dehydratase large subunit: MSQDTLFDKVWDLHKVSSLPGGSDQIFIGLHLIHEVTSPQAFGALKDKNLKVKFPERTVATVDHIVPTDNQSRPFKDNLAEQMIETLEKNCLDHNIRFFNIGSGNQGIVHVVAPELGLTQPGMTIACGDSHTSTHGAFGSIAFGIGTSQVRDVLASQTIAMNKLKVRQIWCDNKLSKGVYAKDLVLHIINELGVKAGVGFAYEFAGPAIDDLSMEERMTICNMSIEGGARCGYINPDEKTFSYIKNKLCAPKNEHWDKALKWWKSLKSDENSIYDDVVKLNASEVEPTVTWGITPGQSISINQQIPLLDDLSPNDKLVAKEAYEYMSFKPGQLIKDTPVDVCFIGSCTNGRISDLRVAAQVLKDKKVSKNVKAFVVPGSEKVATEAKQEGIDQIFKDSGFQWREPGCSMCLAMNSDKLIGNQVSASSSNRNFKGRQGSPSGRTLLMSPAMVAAAAINGKVSDVREFIN; encoded by the coding sequence TTGAGTCAAGATACCCTATTTGATAAAGTTTGGGATTTACATAAAGTTTCAAGTCTTCCTGGAGGATCTGATCAAATATTTATTGGTCTTCATCTTATTCATGAAGTGACGAGTCCTCAAGCATTTGGCGCTTTAAAGGACAAAAACTTAAAAGTAAAATTCCCTGAAAGAACAGTTGCTACTGTTGATCATATTGTGCCAACAGATAATCAGAGCAGGCCTTTCAAAGATAATCTCGCTGAACAGATGATTGAAACACTTGAGAAGAATTGCTTAGATCATAATATAAGATTTTTTAATATTGGTAGTGGTAATCAAGGAATAGTTCATGTAGTAGCCCCAGAATTAGGGCTAACTCAGCCAGGAATGACAATTGCTTGCGGAGATTCTCATACTTCAACTCATGGAGCTTTTGGATCAATTGCTTTTGGGATAGGTACAAGTCAAGTAAGAGATGTTCTTGCTAGCCAAACAATCGCCATGAACAAATTAAAAGTGAGGCAAATTTGGTGTGATAATAAATTATCAAAAGGTGTTTATGCTAAGGATTTAGTACTTCATATCATTAATGAACTTGGTGTAAAGGCAGGAGTAGGTTTTGCATATGAGTTCGCAGGTCCTGCGATTGATGATTTATCAATGGAAGAGAGAATGACTATATGTAATATGTCAATTGAAGGAGGAGCAAGATGCGGCTACATTAACCCTGATGAAAAGACCTTTAGTTACATCAAAAATAAATTATGTGCTCCAAAAAATGAGCATTGGGACAAAGCTCTCAAATGGTGGAAATCATTAAAAAGTGATGAAAATTCAATTTATGATGATGTTGTTAAATTAAATGCTTCTGAAGTAGAACCAACGGTAACCTGGGGGATTACTCCTGGCCAAAGCATAAGCATTAATCAACAAATCCCTCTTTTAGATGATTTATCCCCAAATGATAAATTAGTCGCAAAAGAGGCTTATGAATATATGAGTTTCAAGCCAGGACAATTAATCAAAGATACTCCTGTAGACGTTTGTTTCATAGGTAGTTGCACAAATGGAAGAATCAGTGACTTAAGAGTTGCAGCTCAAGTATTAAAAGACAAAAAAGTATCCAAGAATGTCAAAGCATTTGTAGTTCCAGGTTCAGAAAAAGTGGCGACTGAAGCAAAACAAGAAGGTATTGATCAAATATTTAAGGATTCTGGATTTCAATGGAGAGAGCCTGGCTGTTCAATGTGTTTAGCAATGAATTCAGATAAGCTTATAGGCAATCAAGTTAGTGCTAGTTCTAGTAATAGAAATTTCAAGGGTAGACAAGGATCTCCCAGTGGAAGAACACTTCTGATGAGTCCAGCAATGGTTGCTGCTGCTGCAATTAATGGCAAAGTCAGTGACGTAAGAGAATTTATCAACTGA
- a CDS encoding competence/damage-inducible protein A, with product MSPNSKGVEILSIGTELLLGNITNTNAQWISEQLSQLGLNHFRQSTVGDNRDRIIKVIQEISQRSNLLITTGGLGPTPDDLTTEAIATSFNVSLFERPHLWDEIKQKTSNSKLQDNSSSLRKQCFFPKNAQIINNPRGTAPGMIWEPIKGFTILTFPGVPSEMKTMWKETAFDFIKTKFSDSYSFFSKTLKFSGIGESSVAEKINDLLNLKNPTVAPYANLGEVKLRITARAKNEVEAKNIIKPVKEKLKKKFPKFIFGEDNDTLPSVLIKELAKRNETIVFAESCTGGLLSSSITSISGSSQVFQGSIVSYSNELKNSLLNISEDNLKKYGAVSEEVCEAMAINIKNRLGADWAIGVSGIAGPNGGSQEKPVGLVYISIAGPNNHITNIKKKYNSTRNRIEIQTLSVNVCLNSLRLILLSNSK from the coding sequence ATGAGTCCTAATTCCAAGGGAGTTGAAATTCTTTCTATTGGAACCGAGTTACTTTTAGGAAATATTACAAATACAAATGCTCAATGGATTTCTGAACAATTATCTCAATTAGGATTAAATCACTTTAGACAATCAACAGTAGGTGATAATCGTGATCGAATTATAAAAGTAATTCAAGAAATATCGCAAAGAAGCAATCTTTTAATTACAACTGGCGGCTTAGGACCTACCCCGGATGACTTAACTACTGAAGCAATAGCTACATCTTTTAATGTTTCTCTTTTTGAAAGACCGCATTTATGGGATGAAATAAAACAAAAGACTTCGAATTCAAAGCTGCAGGATAATTCTTCCAGCTTACGTAAACAATGTTTTTTTCCAAAAAATGCTCAAATAATCAATAACCCTAGGGGTACTGCCCCAGGAATGATATGGGAACCAATCAAAGGATTTACTATCCTGACTTTCCCAGGTGTACCAAGTGAAATGAAAACTATGTGGAAAGAGACAGCATTTGATTTTATTAAAACCAAATTCTCAGATAGTTATTCTTTTTTTTCAAAAACTCTTAAATTCTCAGGCATTGGAGAATCTAGCGTTGCAGAAAAAATTAATGATCTTCTAAATCTTAAAAACCCAACTGTTGCTCCATATGCAAATCTGGGGGAGGTCAAACTCAGAATTACCGCAAGAGCAAAGAATGAAGTTGAAGCAAAAAATATAATCAAACCTGTAAAAGAAAAATTAAAAAAAAAGTTTCCGAAATTTATTTTTGGCGAAGATAATGATACTCTCCCTAGCGTTTTAATAAAAGAATTAGCAAAGAGAAACGAAACTATTGTTTTTGCTGAATCCTGTACTGGAGGATTACTCTCTTCATCAATCACATCAATATCTGGCTCATCTCAAGTATTTCAAGGGAGTATTGTTTCCTACAGTAATGAGCTAAAAAATTCATTATTAAATATTTCGGAAGACAATCTCAAAAAATATGGAGCTGTTTCTGAAGAAGTTTGTGAGGCTATGGCAATAAATATCAAAAATAGATTAGGAGCAGACTGGGCAATAGGAGTTAGTGGAATTGCTGGTCCCAATGGAGGTAGCCAAGAAAAACCAGTCGGACTAGTATACATTTCGATTGCGGGACCAAATAATCATATTACCAATATCAAAAAAAAATATAATTCAACCCGAAATAGAATTGAAATTCAAACACTAAGTGTAAATGTGTGTTTGAACAGCCTCCGATTAATCCTATTATCGAATAGTAAATAA
- the glyA gene encoding serine hydroxymethyltransferase, with protein MNILQNLKDSDPVISNFINSEKNRQETHLELIASENFASIAVMQAQGSVLTNKYAEGLPQKRYYGGCEFVDEIEELAINRAKKLFNANWANVQPHSGAQANAAVFLSLLKPGDTIMGMDLSHGGHLTHGSPVNMSGKWFNAVHYGVNKETSELNFDEIREIALETKPKLIICGYSAYPRTIDFESFRNIADEVGAFLMADIAHIAGLVASKLHPNPIPYCDVVTTTTHKTLRGPRGGLILCKDAEFGKKFDKSVFPGTQGGPLEHIIAAKAVAFGEALQPDFVNYSQQVIKNAKVLASTLINRGINIVSGGTDNHIVLLDLRSINMTGKIADLLVSEVNITANKNTVPFDPESPFVTSGLRLGTAALTTRGFNENAFEEVGEIIADRLLNPNDSLIESQCKERVLSLCNSFPLYEGKLEASIK; from the coding sequence ATGAATATCCTTCAAAATCTTAAAGATAGTGATCCAGTAATATCCAATTTTATCAATTCTGAAAAAAATAGACAGGAAACTCATCTTGAGTTAATCGCAAGTGAAAATTTTGCATCGATTGCCGTCATGCAGGCTCAAGGATCCGTCCTTACAAATAAATACGCGGAGGGATTACCTCAAAAAAGATATTACGGGGGATGTGAATTTGTTGATGAAATCGAAGAATTAGCTATTAATAGAGCTAAAAAATTATTTAATGCAAATTGGGCTAATGTTCAACCCCATAGTGGAGCTCAGGCAAATGCTGCTGTTTTCCTAAGTCTACTTAAACCTGGCGACACAATCATGGGGATGGATTTATCTCACGGTGGACACCTAACTCATGGATCTCCAGTAAATATGAGTGGCAAGTGGTTCAATGCAGTTCACTATGGTGTAAATAAAGAAACTAGTGAATTAAATTTTGATGAGATAAGAGAGATAGCACTTGAAACTAAACCAAAACTAATCATATGCGGATATTCTGCCTATCCAAGAACAATCGATTTTGAATCATTTAGAAATATTGCAGATGAAGTTGGCGCATTCTTAATGGCTGATATTGCACACATTGCCGGTCTTGTAGCAAGTAAACTTCACCCAAATCCAATACCCTATTGTGATGTAGTAACTACTACTACTCATAAAACATTAAGAGGACCTAGAGGGGGTCTCATCTTGTGTAAAGATGCAGAATTTGGTAAGAAATTTGATAAATCTGTTTTCCCTGGAACTCAAGGTGGGCCCCTAGAACATATTATTGCCGCTAAAGCAGTTGCTTTTGGAGAAGCTTTACAGCCAGATTTCGTTAATTATTCCCAACAAGTAATAAAAAATGCCAAAGTTTTAGCTTCGACTCTAATTAATAGAGGTATCAATATAGTTAGTGGAGGAACTGATAATCATATTGTTTTACTCGATTTAAGAAGCATTAATATGACTGGTAAAATTGCTGACTTGCTCGTAAGTGAAGTTAATATCACTGCGAATAAAAATACTGTTCCATTTGATCCTGAATCACCGTTTGTGACCAGCGGTCTAAGATTAGGTACTGCCGCTTTAACTACTAGAGGCTTTAATGAAAATGCTTTTGAAGAAGTTGGTGAAATTATTGCTGATAGATTACTTAATCCAAACGATTCACTGATTGAAAGTCAATGTAAAGAAAGAGTATTATCCTTATGTAATAGTTTTCCTCTTTATGAAGGCAAACTTGAAGCATCAATAAAATGA
- a CDS encoding DUF3181 family protein — protein sequence MESQIQISDLENIISEKIFIKIEKWNLYLGDAGLARNLAIECISNKDQDTSEAAKISLQAINVKVGDGFKNIPLIDLVTSSQILELEEILESFFN from the coding sequence ATGGAATCTCAGATACAAATAAGTGACCTAGAAAATATTATTTCAGAAAAGATTTTTATCAAAATAGAGAAATGGAATTTATATCTTGGAGATGCTGGCTTAGCTAGAAATCTTGCTATTGAATGTATCAGCAATAAAGATCAGGACACATCAGAGGCTGCAAAAATAAGTTTGCAAGCAATTAATGTAAAAGTAGGGGATGGATTTAAAAATATTCCACTTATTGATTTAGTAACTTCTTCTCAAATTCTTGAATTAGAAGAGATTTTGGAAAGTTTTTTTAACTAG
- the murJ gene encoding murein biosynthesis integral membrane protein MurJ yields MHSFLKNNVFSISFGTSLSKLAGCIRQIFIAAAFGVGVTYDAFNYAYIIPGFLLVIIGGINGPLHNAVVTVLTPLNKKNGGIVLTQLSIKISILLLGLAIVVYLNSSAFIELLAPNLSYEAKSIATYQLRILTPCIPLSGFIGLSFGALNSRRKFFLSSISPSITSVTTIVFILFSWILNQENSSSNSLTYTGLLAFATLSGTLIQFVVQIWEINKIGLLRLEPTVQKFKYEQRRILKLIIPASISSGLSQINVFIDMFFASSFQGAASGLAYGNFLIQAPLGILSNALILPLLPKFSKLRSQEKTRGIQKKLISGIEYCFLTTIFLTGFFITFNNQIVELVFQRRAFDYLAALKVKNILIAYAVGIPFYLYRDLLVRTYYSIEKTKFPFRLSFAGIIFNVFFDWFLIGAPIKNFGNLSPYNFGVVGIILSSVIVNFIVCIFLSFNLSNEDINLPNLELLRKITLMFLASFLDSTICFNFFKTRNNLNSNFGEFLLLLFGSLTFFVIYFLLTKCLKVNKFKIHQKSSS; encoded by the coding sequence ATGCATTCATTTTTAAAAAATAATGTTTTTTCAATTTCTTTTGGTACTAGTTTAAGTAAATTAGCTGGATGTATAAGACAAATATTCATAGCTGCTGCCTTTGGGGTTGGAGTAACATACGACGCATTTAATTATGCATATATAATCCCTGGATTTTTGTTAGTAATCATTGGAGGGATTAATGGTCCTTTACATAATGCAGTCGTTACGGTTCTAACTCCACTTAATAAAAAAAATGGAGGGATTGTTTTAACTCAATTAAGCATAAAAATTTCAATATTATTATTAGGTTTAGCTATAGTAGTTTACTTAAATTCAAGTGCATTTATTGAATTATTAGCGCCAAATTTAAGTTACGAAGCTAAATCTATTGCTACTTACCAATTAAGAATTCTTACACCTTGTATCCCATTATCTGGCTTCATAGGCTTAAGCTTTGGCGCTCTAAATTCCCGAAGAAAATTCTTTTTATCAAGTATAAGTCCATCAATAACAAGCGTAACTACTATAGTTTTTATTTTATTTAGTTGGATTTTAAACCAAGAAAATTCATCCTCAAATTCCCTCACTTATACCGGATTACTAGCTTTTGCAACCTTGAGTGGAACTTTAATTCAGTTTGTTGTTCAAATTTGGGAAATAAATAAAATCGGACTCTTGAGATTAGAACCAACCGTCCAAAAATTTAAATATGAACAGAGAAGAATTTTAAAACTAATTATTCCTGCATCTATCTCATCAGGTCTGAGTCAAATAAATGTTTTCATTGATATGTTTTTTGCTTCCAGTTTTCAAGGAGCAGCCTCGGGACTAGCTTACGGAAATTTCCTTATCCAAGCTCCATTAGGTATATTATCCAACGCTTTAATATTGCCATTACTTCCGAAGTTTTCTAAATTGAGAAGTCAAGAAAAAACTAGGGGAATCCAAAAAAAATTAATCTCTGGAATAGAATACTGTTTTTTGACAACTATTTTTTTAACTGGATTTTTCATAACATTCAATAACCAAATTGTAGAGTTAGTTTTTCAAAGAAGAGCTTTTGATTATTTAGCGGCATTAAAGGTGAAGAATATACTAATTGCTTATGCGGTTGGAATACCTTTTTATCTTTATAGAGATTTGTTAGTAAGAACTTACTACTCAATAGAAAAAACTAAATTCCCTTTTAGGTTGTCATTCGCAGGGATAATATTTAATGTTTTTTTTGATTGGTTTTTAATTGGAGCACCAATTAAGAATTTTGGAAATCTTTCACCATATAATTTTGGAGTTGTAGGAATAATTTTATCTTCTGTAATAGTCAACTTTATAGTTTGTATTTTTCTTTCTTTCAATCTTTCCAATGAAGATATTAATTTGCCTAACTTGGAATTATTGAGGAAAATAACACTCATGTTTTTAGCATCATTTCTTGATAGCACAATTTGTTTTAATTTTTTTAAAACTAGAAATAACTTAAATTCAAATTTCGGAGAATTTTTATTATTATTATTTGGATCTCTAACTTTTTTCGTAATTTATTTTTTACTCACAAAATGTTTGAAAGTAAATAAATTTAAAATTCATCAAAAAAGTTCTAGTTAA